One Pseudorhodoplanes sinuspersici DNA segment encodes these proteins:
- a CDS encoding recombinase family protein has translation MYLLLQNRTYRGEATHKGNAYPGEHAAIVDKPLWDAVQAVLAENRVQRAASTNTKAPSLLTGLLFDEAGERLTPTWSIKKGTRYRYVSTSLVKGGSKAHSTHRRIPAGNLESVVIERL, from the coding sequence ATTTATCTTCTTCTTCAGAACCGGACCTACCGCGGAGAAGCTACGCATAAGGGCAACGCCTATCCCGGCGAGCATGCCGCGATCGTTGACAAACCACTCTGGGATGCCGTGCAGGCCGTGCTCGCCGAGAACCGCGTGCAGCGCGCAGCAAGTACCAATACCAAGGCGCCAAGCCTCCTGACCGGCCTGCTCTTCGACGAGGCCGGCGAGCGTCTGACGCCGACATGGTCGATCAAGAAGGGCACGCGATATCGTTACGTGTCCACATCTCTCGTGAAAGGTGGCAGCAAAGCTCATTCGACGCACCGTCGCATCCCCGCCGGAAATCTCGAAAGCGTTGTCATCGAGAGGCTTTAA